A stretch of Amycolatopsis balhimycina FH 1894 DNA encodes these proteins:
- a CDS encoding aldehyde dehydrogenase family protein: MTAGTIEIRNPADGSVVGRMPAAGEDEIDAALAQANRTRARWARTPAAERGALLHTAAGRVRAHADELAKANEAETGRPWDEAREGVLAGAGTLDQYAELGPVHRGRSLLGGVGATDLMVPEPRGVVVALTPWNDPVAVACGLLGAALATGNTVVHKPSERAPHTGQLLGEVLGDVFPAGALQTLHGDGGVGAILAMRDDVDVIAHVGSTATGRSIAASAAATGAKTLLENGGNDPLVIDEDVDPGWAAGQAALGAFANSGQLCVAVERIYVCSAVAEPFLAALVKEASSRTLAPLVDRRHRDHVHAHVSDAIERGARLLAGGEVPDGPGAHYPATVLTGCAPDSRVMTEETFGPVAAVRIVDGFDEGLAEAAEGDYGLAATVLTASMGHAQRAWRELPAGTVKVNNVFGGAPGGAAHPRRRSGNGYGYGPELLDELTQTKLVHIAPPA, translated from the coding sequence ATGACCGCGGGGACGATCGAAATCCGGAATCCGGCCGACGGCAGCGTGGTGGGCCGGATGCCGGCCGCGGGCGAAGATGAGATCGACGCCGCGCTGGCGCAGGCGAACCGGACCCGGGCGCGGTGGGCCCGGACCCCGGCCGCCGAACGCGGCGCGCTGCTGCACACCGCCGCCGGACGGGTGCGGGCCCACGCCGACGAGCTGGCGAAGGCGAATGAGGCGGAGACCGGCCGCCCGTGGGACGAAGCCCGTGAAGGCGTGCTCGCCGGTGCGGGCACTTTGGACCAGTACGCCGAACTCGGCCCGGTCCACCGCGGCCGCAGCCTGCTCGGCGGCGTGGGCGCGACGGACCTCATGGTGCCCGAACCGCGCGGCGTCGTCGTGGCGCTCACGCCGTGGAACGACCCGGTCGCGGTCGCCTGCGGGCTTTTGGGTGCGGCGCTGGCGACCGGGAACACGGTGGTGCACAAGCCGAGCGAGCGCGCGCCGCACACCGGGCAGCTGCTCGGTGAGGTGCTCGGGGACGTGTTCCCGGCCGGCGCGCTGCAGACCCTCCACGGTGACGGCGGGGTCGGCGCGATCCTCGCGATGCGCGACGACGTCGACGTCATCGCCCACGTCGGCAGCACCGCGACCGGCCGGTCGATCGCGGCGAGCGCGGCCGCGACGGGAGCGAAGACGTTGCTGGAGAACGGGGGTAACGACCCGCTGGTGATCGACGAGGACGTCGACCCGGGCTGGGCCGCGGGCCAGGCGGCGCTGGGCGCGTTCGCCAACTCGGGGCAGCTCTGCGTCGCCGTCGAACGGATCTACGTGTGTTCCGCGGTCGCCGAGCCGTTCTTGGCGGCGCTGGTGAAGGAAGCTTCGTCCCGGACCTTGGCGCCGCTGGTGGACCGGCGGCACCGCGACCACGTGCATGCCCACGTCTCGGACGCGATCGAGCGAGGTGCCCGGCTACTGGCCGGGGGAGAGGTGCCGGACGGCCCGGGCGCGCACTACCCGGCGACGGTGCTCACCGGCTGCGCGCCGGACTCGCGGGTGATGACGGAGGAGACGTTCGGCCCGGTGGCCGCGGTGCGGATCGTCGACGGTTTCGACGAGGGTCTCGCCGAAGCGGCGGAAGGTGACTACGGCTTGGCGGCCACGGTGCTGACGGCATCGATGGGCCACGCCCAGCGCGCGTGGCGCGAGCTGCCGGCGGGCACGGTCAAGGTCAACAACGTGTTCGGCGGCGCGCCCGGCGGGGCCGCGCACCCGCGTCGCCGCAGCGGGAACGGTTACGGCTACGGACCCGAGCTGCTGGACGAGCTGACCCAGACGAAGCTCGTGCACATCGCGCCGCCCGCATGA
- a CDS encoding FUSC family protein: protein MFGNPSDAERHDRTPLGWFARALRVPGRERRILVQSAKATLAATAAWLLATVVLRLPQPFLAPYAAIFLVEATVYRSLRGWLQQVGSVATGVLLAAVAGQLIPWQVVALGGVVFVGLLAGSWRRFGDSGVWVGVTGMLLISYGTAREPVLLGDRLLETAIGAAIGVAVNTLIFPPLYGERVAAAADRLATALAALLESLSDLVRRDEPPEDLEDLLNQAQDTRSQVLAAEEAVGLTREGRMLNLRRGRPADGAHHERPLRTLLGLWPAVSQLITAVRTTAGRQEHPFEYPWPDAREALADLMHRLAGAVQAVAVVGEPVALDECRALLEKLERRLVTAEEDGVPARLGLGTMTLPARHLVEMLRDR, encoded by the coding sequence GTGTTCGGGAACCCGTCCGACGCCGAGCGGCACGACCGGACCCCGCTGGGCTGGTTCGCCCGCGCGCTGCGGGTGCCGGGCCGCGAACGCCGGATTCTCGTCCAGAGCGCCAAAGCCACCCTGGCCGCGACCGCCGCGTGGCTGCTGGCCACCGTCGTACTGCGGCTGCCCCAGCCGTTCCTCGCGCCGTACGCCGCCATTTTCCTGGTCGAAGCGACGGTCTACCGGTCGCTGCGGGGCTGGCTCCAGCAGGTCGGCTCGGTGGCCACCGGGGTCCTCCTCGCCGCCGTCGCGGGGCAGCTGATCCCGTGGCAGGTCGTCGCGCTGGGTGGGGTCGTCTTCGTCGGCCTGCTGGCGGGCAGCTGGCGGCGCTTCGGCGACTCCGGCGTCTGGGTCGGCGTCACCGGCATGCTGCTGATCTCCTACGGCACCGCCCGCGAGCCCGTCCTGCTCGGCGACCGCCTCCTGGAGACGGCGATCGGCGCCGCGATCGGCGTGGCCGTGAACACGCTGATCTTCCCGCCGCTGTACGGCGAACGCGTCGCCGCGGCGGCCGATCGGCTCGCGACGGCGCTGGCCGCCCTGCTCGAGTCGCTGTCCGATCTGGTCCGCCGTGACGAGCCGCCGGAGGACCTCGAGGACCTGCTGAACCAGGCGCAGGACACGCGCAGCCAGGTGCTGGCCGCCGAAGAAGCCGTCGGCCTGACGCGGGAAGGGCGGATGCTGAACCTGCGCCGCGGCCGCCCGGCCGACGGGGCGCACCACGAACGTCCGCTGCGGACACTCCTCGGGCTGTGGCCCGCGGTGTCGCAGCTGATCACCGCGGTGCGCACGACGGCGGGCCGCCAGGAGCACCCGTTCGAGTACCCCTGGCCGGACGCGCGGGAAGCGCTGGCCGACCTCATGCACCGCCTGGCCGGTGCCGTGCAGGCGGTCGCGGTCGTCGGGGAGCCGGTCGCGCTGGACGAATGCCGGGCCCTGCTCGAAAAGCTGGAGCGGCGGCTGGTGACGGCGGAAGAAGACGGCGTCCCGGCCCGGCTCGGCCTCGGCACGATGACCCTGCCCGCGCGGCACCTGGTGGAAATGCTGCGGGACCGCTGA
- a CDS encoding UDP-glucose dehydrogenase family protein, with protein sequence MAEHIGIVGAGYVGLTSAACFARLGHRVTCVDTDESKVDDLRRGVVSIAEPGLAELVAQGLEDGTLTFTTAQAELYGAGLVLLCLPTPPGEDGRPDLGVLETVVPQLGHLLRPGCVVVTKSTVPVGTAARLPHLLGRDDLPVVGNPEFLREGHAVEDFLHPDRVLVGTDPPDSPAARRVARLYEPTGAPVVATDSASAELAKYASNAFLAVKLSYVNVLAELCERFGADVREVSRTMGLDARIGPGFLAPGPGWGGSCLPKDTSALLHAAESAGVDFAIVRDAVRVNARQRARVVRTVRQAVTGSADGSLSGARIGLLGLAFKAGTGDLRDSPAVAVAADLARAGAELTAHDPAVGCVPGMGAVQVVDDPYLVAKDAAALVVLTEWPEFRDLDWARLAASADRAVVVDTRNLLDPDRLAEAGFTHVGVGTKPSPVKDPAS encoded by the coding sequence ATGGCTGAGCACATCGGGATCGTCGGCGCGGGCTACGTCGGCTTGACCAGTGCCGCCTGCTTCGCCCGGCTCGGCCACCGCGTCACCTGCGTGGACACCGACGAGTCCAAAGTGGACGATTTGCGCCGCGGCGTCGTGTCGATCGCCGAGCCCGGCCTGGCCGAGCTGGTCGCCCAGGGCCTCGAGGACGGGACGCTCACCTTCACCACCGCCCAGGCCGAGCTGTACGGCGCCGGCCTCGTCCTGCTCTGCCTGCCCACCCCGCCCGGCGAAGACGGGCGGCCCGACCTCGGCGTCCTCGAAACGGTCGTGCCACAGCTCGGGCACCTCCTGCGGCCCGGCTGCGTGGTGGTCACCAAGTCGACGGTGCCGGTCGGCACCGCGGCGCGGCTGCCGCACCTGCTGGGCCGCGACGACCTGCCCGTCGTCGGCAACCCCGAGTTCCTGCGCGAAGGGCACGCCGTCGAGGACTTCCTGCACCCGGACCGGGTGCTCGTCGGCACGGACCCGCCGGATTCGCCCGCGGCGCGGCGGGTCGCGCGGCTGTACGAGCCGACCGGCGCTCCCGTCGTGGCGACCGACTCCGCCAGCGCCGAACTCGCGAAGTACGCGAGCAACGCGTTCCTCGCGGTGAAACTGTCCTATGTGAACGTCCTCGCCGAACTGTGCGAACGGTTCGGCGCCGACGTCCGCGAGGTTTCGCGCACCATGGGCCTCGACGCGCGGATCGGCCCCGGGTTCCTCGCCCCCGGCCCCGGCTGGGGCGGTTCGTGCCTGCCGAAGGACACGTCGGCCCTGCTGCACGCGGCCGAATCCGCGGGCGTCGACTTCGCCATCGTGCGCGACGCCGTCCGCGTCAACGCGCGGCAGCGCGCGCGGGTGGTGCGGACCGTCCGGCAGGCCGTCACGGGGTCGGCGGACGGGTCACTCTCCGGCGCCCGCATCGGGCTGCTGGGCCTGGCGTTCAAGGCGGGCACCGGCGACCTGCGCGACTCCCCGGCGGTCGCGGTGGCCGCGGACCTCGCCCGCGCGGGCGCGGAGCTGACCGCGCACGACCCGGCCGTCGGGTGCGTGCCCGGGATGGGCGCGGTCCAGGTCGTCGACGACCCGTACCTGGTGGCCAAGGACGCCGCGGCGCTCGTCGTGCTCACCGAATGGCCGGAGTTCCGCGACCTCGACTGGGCCCGGCTGGCCGCGTCGGCCGACCGGGCGGTCGTCGTCGACACCCGCAACCTGCTTGACCCCGACCGGCTGGCCGAAGCGGGGTTCACCCACGTCGGCGTCGGAACGAAGCCGTCGCCGGTGAAGGACCCGGCCTCATGA
- a CDS encoding glycosyltransferase family 9 protein has translation MAVSSAVLVLRALGIGDLLTAVPALRALRAAYPDDRLVLAAPEGLRDLVELIDAVDELLPTAGLGDLDWPGPPPKLAVNLHGSGPESLHDLLATDPAEVLTHQHPDFPDVPGLAWRDDLHEVDRWCRLAECAHGEADRSALRLPVPPGPSPAPDAVVVHPGAAFPARRWPPERFASVIAALAAAGHRVVLTGSPGERDLALAIAGRAGLGEDAVLAGRTGLAELAALVAGAALVVCGDTGVGHLATAFGTPSVLLFGPTPPRLWGPPPSARQHVVLWAGNVGDPHGEEPDGGLLLLGKERVLAATRSALEMRVVHG, from the coding sequence GTGGCCGTGAGCTCCGCCGTGCTCGTGCTGCGCGCGCTCGGGATCGGCGATCTGCTGACCGCCGTCCCGGCGCTGCGGGCCCTGCGCGCGGCGTACCCGGACGATCGCCTGGTGCTGGCCGCGCCGGAGGGACTGCGCGACCTGGTGGAGCTGATCGACGCGGTCGACGAGCTGCTGCCCACGGCGGGCCTCGGCGACCTCGACTGGCCGGGACCGCCGCCGAAGCTCGCGGTCAACCTGCACGGCAGCGGCCCGGAGAGCCTGCACGACCTTCTCGCCACCGACCCCGCCGAAGTGCTGACCCACCAGCACCCCGACTTCCCCGACGTGCCCGGCCTCGCGTGGCGCGACGACCTGCACGAGGTCGACCGCTGGTGCCGGCTCGCCGAGTGCGCCCACGGGGAGGCGGACCGCTCGGCGCTGCGGCTGCCGGTGCCGCCGGGCCCGAGCCCGGCCCCGGACGCCGTCGTGGTGCACCCCGGCGCCGCCTTCCCCGCGCGGCGCTGGCCGCCGGAGCGGTTCGCGTCGGTGATCGCCGCGCTGGCGGCTGCCGGGCACCGCGTGGTGCTCACCGGCAGCCCCGGCGAACGCGACCTGGCGCTTGCGATCGCCGGCCGCGCCGGGCTGGGCGAAGACGCCGTGCTGGCCGGGCGGACCGGCCTGGCGGAGCTGGCCGCGCTGGTGGCCGGGGCCGCGCTGGTCGTCTGCGGCGACACCGGCGTCGGGCACCTCGCGACCGCGTTCGGCACGCCGTCGGTGCTGCTGTTCGGCCCGACCCCGCCGCGGCTGTGGGGACCGCCGCCCTCCGCGCGGCAGCATGTCGTGCTCTGGGCGGGCAATGTCGGCGATCCGCACGGTGAGGAGCCCGACGGCGGATTGCTGCTGCTCGGCAAGGAACGCGTGCTGGCCGCGACGCGTTCGGCACTGGAAATGCGGGTCGTCCATGGCTGA
- a CDS encoding SDR family oxidoreductase, protein MRPLGNVLITGGASGLGAATAVAVRKAGGTPFILDRVRPDDPAEYVEADLTDTAATEAAVRELAGRAGGLDGVFTAAGTDACGPLGEVSTEDWERVVKVNLLGTAAVVRAALPFLELSHGTVVTVASTLGIKAVGDATAYCASKFGVVGFTRALAAELAGRIGVTLLIPGGMWTHFFDGRTDQYKPPPDAKLNQPEHVADTVVFALGQPPGAEVRELVVCASEEGSWP, encoded by the coding sequence ATGCGACCCCTCGGCAACGTCCTGATCACCGGTGGCGCGTCCGGCCTCGGTGCCGCCACCGCCGTCGCCGTCCGCAAGGCGGGCGGCACCCCGTTCATCCTCGACCGCGTCCGTCCCGACGACCCGGCCGAGTACGTCGAAGCCGACCTGACCGACACCGCGGCCACCGAGGCCGCGGTTCGTGAGCTGGCCGGGCGCGCAGGCGGCCTGGACGGCGTCTTCACCGCGGCGGGCACCGACGCCTGCGGCCCGCTCGGCGAAGTGTCCACAGAGGACTGGGAGCGGGTGGTGAAGGTGAACCTGCTCGGCACCGCCGCCGTCGTCCGCGCGGCGCTCCCCTTCCTGGAACTTTCGCACGGCACGGTCGTCACGGTCGCGTCCACGCTGGGCATCAAGGCCGTTGGTGACGCGACCGCCTACTGCGCCTCGAAGTTCGGCGTCGTCGGCTTCACCCGGGCGCTGGCCGCCGAGCTGGCCGGGCGCATCGGCGTCACGCTCCTCATCCCCGGCGGGATGTGGACGCACTTCTTCGACGGCCGCACCGACCAGTACAAGCCGCCGCCGGACGCGAAGCTCAACCAGCCGGAGCACGTCGCGGACACCGTGGTCTTCGCGCTCGGCCAGCCGCCGGGCGCCGAGGTCCGCGAGCTGGTCGTGTGCGCCTCGGAGGAGGGGTCGTGGCCGTGA
- a CDS encoding PfkB family carbohydrate kinase yields MKPLVVLGDTLLDVDAEGTAERLCPEAPVPVVDLTARRRRPGGAGLAALLAARSAAEVVLVTPLGDDEGGRALAGLLEPDVTVLPLPLRGTTVCKTRVRAGGQSLLRLDSGDGTATGDPLPARVRDVLEDAGAILVADYGRGLTLNPDVRRLLRELAGRMPVVWDPHPRGAQPVPGTALVTPNLAEARAVLTGHEEPAELAKLLRGHWHAGAVAVTAGSRGAVLADGQGETNVPVPAAARTPGHTAPDTCGAGDRFAAAATAALLGGAGPAEAVVTAVEAAARFVAAGGATALSTNDGPVPDPQPSADAFGLASRVRASGGRLIATGGCFDLLHPGHVSLLRQARSLGDALVVCLNSDASVRGLKGPGRPLVRDRDRARLLTALSFVDAVTVFDEPSPVAVLEKLRPQVWVKGGDYAEADLPEREAVERHGGEVVLVPAVPGYSTSRLVAAAASA; encoded by the coding sequence GTGAAGCCGCTGGTCGTCCTCGGCGACACGCTGCTGGACGTCGACGCCGAAGGCACCGCCGAGCGGCTGTGCCCGGAAGCGCCGGTGCCGGTGGTCGACCTGACGGCCCGCCGTCGCCGCCCCGGCGGCGCGGGGCTGGCCGCCTTGCTGGCCGCGCGGTCGGCGGCCGAAGTCGTCCTGGTGACGCCGCTCGGCGACGACGAAGGCGGCCGCGCGCTCGCCGGGCTGCTCGAGCCGGACGTCACCGTGCTGCCGCTGCCCCTGCGTGGCACGACGGTGTGCAAGACCCGTGTCCGCGCGGGCGGGCAGTCGTTGCTGCGCCTGGATTCCGGCGACGGCACGGCGACCGGCGACCCGCTGCCGGCCCGGGTGCGCGACGTCCTGGAAGACGCCGGCGCGATCCTCGTGGCCGACTACGGCCGCGGCCTGACGCTCAACCCGGACGTCCGGCGGCTCCTGCGGGAGCTGGCCGGGCGCATGCCGGTCGTCTGGGACCCACACCCCCGCGGGGCCCAGCCGGTGCCCGGCACCGCGCTGGTCACGCCGAACCTCGCCGAAGCGCGCGCGGTCCTCACCGGGCACGAGGAACCGGCCGAGCTCGCCAAGCTGCTGCGCGGCCACTGGCACGCCGGCGCGGTCGCGGTCACCGCCGGGTCGCGCGGCGCCGTGCTCGCCGACGGCCAGGGCGAAACGAACGTCCCGGTCCCCGCCGCGGCGCGGACACCGGGCCACACCGCGCCCGACACCTGCGGCGCGGGCGACCGGTTCGCCGCCGCGGCCACCGCGGCCCTGCTCGGTGGCGCCGGACCGGCGGAAGCCGTGGTGACCGCGGTCGAAGCGGCCGCCCGGTTCGTCGCCGCCGGCGGTGCGACCGCACTGTCCACGAACGACGGTCCCGTGCCCGACCCGCAGCCGTCGGCCGACGCCTTCGGTCTCGCTTCGCGGGTCCGGGCGAGCGGCGGCCGGCTGATCGCCACGGGCGGGTGCTTCGACCTGCTGCACCCCGGGCACGTGAGTCTCCTGCGGCAAGCCCGCTCGCTCGGCGACGCGCTCGTCGTCTGCCTCAATTCCGACGCTTCGGTGCGCGGCCTCAAGGGGCCCGGCCGCCCGCTCGTGCGGGACCGCGACCGGGCCCGGCTCCTGACCGCGTTGTCCTTTGTGGACGCCGTGACCGTCTTCGACGAGCCGTCCCCGGTCGCCGTGCTGGAGAAGCTGCGGCCCCAGGTGTGGGTCAAGGGCGGCGACTACGCGGAAGCCGACCTGCCCGAACGCGAAGCCGTCGAACGGCACGGCGGGGAGGTCGTGCTCGTCCCGGCCGTTCCCGGCTATTCGACGTCCCGGCTGGTCGCCGCCGCGGCCAGTGCCTGA
- a CDS encoding D-sedoheptulose-7-phosphate isomerase — translation MEDHLAALAEAARRTRESAPKITAWGRHLAGVFEAGGRLLACGNGGSAAEAQHLTGELVGRFRHERRPLSAIALHADTSAITAIVNDYGDHEVFARQVQAHGRPGDVLVCLSTSGGSQNVAAAAKAAQELGVTTWALTGPAPNPLAALCDDAVTVEAPTVATVQEMHLVLVHGLCAALDDALGVTA, via the coding sequence ATGGAAGACCATCTCGCCGCGCTGGCCGAAGCCGCCCGGCGGACCCGGGAATCCGCGCCCAAGATCACCGCGTGGGGACGGCACCTCGCCGGCGTCTTCGAAGCCGGCGGCCGGCTGCTCGCCTGCGGCAACGGCGGCAGCGCCGCCGAAGCCCAGCACCTGACCGGCGAGCTGGTCGGCCGGTTCCGCCACGAACGGCGGCCCCTCTCGGCGATCGCACTGCACGCCGACACGTCGGCGATCACGGCCATCGTCAACGACTACGGCGACCACGAGGTCTTCGCCCGCCAGGTGCAGGCGCACGGGCGACCGGGTGACGTGCTGGTCTGCCTGTCCACCAGCGGCGGCAGCCAGAACGTCGCCGCCGCCGCGAAAGCCGCGCAGGAACTGGGCGTCACGACGTGGGCGCTGACCGGGCCGGCCCCGAACCCCCTCGCCGCCCTGTGCGACGACGCGGTGACGGTCGAGGCGCCGACCGTCGCGACCGTCCAGGAGATGCACCTGGTGCTGGTCCACGGCTTGTGCGCGGCGCTCGACGACGCGCTCGGGGTGACCGCGTGA
- a CDS encoding carbamoyltransferase family protein, with protein MRILGINAVFHDPAAALVVDGEIVAAAEEERFSRRKHGKQAVPFSTWEQPAQAAAWCLAQAGLSAPDLDAVGYSYDPALVEPGLPGHDPSGEELRTEFARRAPKFLESALPGLDPGIVRFVRHHVAHAASAALAAPFGNCAVLVADGRGESTSSLAGEYRDGRFKELAAQRLPHSLGLLYEDLTEHLGFARSSDEYKVMALASYGKPEFLDELGEHVHVTGDGGFHASGVDLSALAPRREAGEELTPRHADLAASVQKVLEDILLELANWLHERTGQRDLALAGGIALNCVANTRLHAEGPFDRIWVQPAAGDAGTALGAALQLAADAGERGAPMGDAGLGREWTDEELEEILIKAKLPYERPADLAETVAEALANDAVIAWFQGRAEFGPRALGHRSLLAHPGRRANLERLNDVKGREQFRPVAPMVRAERAAAIFTRGPLPSPYMLFVHDVAEDWRDRIPAVTHVDGTARVQTVEERENPVLARMLAAFERRTGLPVVINTSLNTAGRPMVDSPRDALECFGSAPIDLLALGPFVLRRPRPTRPGAASPEEKEVP; from the coding sequence ATGCGCATACTCGGGATCAACGCCGTCTTCCACGACCCGGCCGCGGCGCTGGTGGTGGACGGGGAGATCGTCGCCGCGGCGGAGGAAGAACGGTTCAGCCGCCGCAAGCACGGCAAGCAGGCGGTGCCGTTCTCCACTTGGGAGCAACCCGCCCAAGCCGCCGCCTGGTGCCTGGCCCAGGCCGGACTGTCCGCACCGGACCTCGACGCCGTCGGCTACTCCTACGACCCCGCGCTGGTCGAACCGGGCCTGCCCGGCCACGACCCGAGCGGCGAAGAGCTGCGGACCGAGTTCGCCCGGCGGGCACCGAAGTTCCTCGAGTCCGCTTTGCCCGGGCTCGACCCGGGAATCGTCCGGTTCGTCCGGCACCACGTCGCGCACGCCGCGTCGGCCGCGCTGGCCGCGCCGTTCGGCAACTGCGCGGTCCTCGTCGCCGACGGCCGCGGCGAGAGCACGTCCTCCCTGGCCGGTGAGTACCGGGACGGGCGGTTCAAAGAGCTGGCGGCGCAACGGCTCCCGCACTCGCTCGGCCTGCTCTACGAGGACCTCACCGAGCACCTCGGCTTCGCCCGCTCCAGCGACGAGTACAAGGTCATGGCGCTGGCCTCCTACGGCAAGCCCGAGTTCCTCGACGAACTCGGCGAGCACGTCCACGTCACCGGCGACGGCGGCTTCCACGCTTCCGGCGTCGATCTGTCAGCGCTGGCCCCGCGCCGCGAAGCCGGCGAGGAGCTCACCCCGCGGCACGCCGATCTCGCCGCCAGTGTCCAAAAGGTCCTCGAAGACATCCTGCTGGAACTGGCGAACTGGCTGCACGAACGCACCGGCCAGCGCGACCTGGCACTGGCCGGCGGCATCGCGCTCAACTGCGTCGCCAACACGCGGCTGCACGCCGAGGGCCCGTTCGACCGGATCTGGGTGCAGCCCGCCGCCGGCGACGCGGGCACCGCGCTCGGCGCCGCCCTGCAGCTGGCCGCCGACGCCGGGGAACGCGGTGCACCCATGGGGGACGCGGGCCTCGGTCGCGAATGGACCGACGAAGAGCTGGAAGAAATCCTGATCAAGGCGAAGCTGCCCTACGAGCGTCCGGCCGACCTCGCCGAAACCGTCGCCGAAGCGCTGGCGAACGACGCCGTGATCGCGTGGTTTCAGGGCCGCGCCGAATTCGGCCCGCGAGCGCTCGGGCACCGTTCGCTGCTGGCCCACCCGGGCCGGCGGGCGAATCTCGAACGGCTCAACGACGTCAAGGGCCGCGAACAGTTCCGCCCGGTGGCGCCGATGGTGCGGGCCGAGCGGGCAGCCGCGATCTTCACCCGAGGCCCGCTCCCGAGTCCGTACATGCTGTTCGTGCACGACGTCGCCGAAGACTGGCGGGACCGCATCCCGGCCGTCACGCACGTCGACGGCACCGCCCGCGTGCAGACCGTCGAGGAGCGCGAAAACCCCGTGCTGGCGCGGATGCTCGCCGCGTTCGAACGCCGGACCGGCCTGCCCGTCGTGATCAACACCAGCCTCAACACCGCGGGCCGTCCGATGGTCGACTCGCCCCGCGACGCGCTCGAGTGCTTCGGCTCGGCGCCGATCGACCTGCTGGCGCTGGGGCCGTTCGTGCTCCGGCGTCCCCGTCCCACCCGGCCCGGCGCGGCGTCGCCGGAGGAGAAGGAGGTGCCGTGA
- a CDS encoding NAD-dependent epimerase/dehydratase family protein: MTDPGATRRFERAVVTGGAGFVGAHLCALLLEEDTEVIAVDNLVTSSADTPDALRRHERFRFVRHDVTRPIPLEDRADVVFHLASAASPRDYLALPLETLRAGSYGTEHALELARRDSARFVLASTSEVYGDPLEHPQRERYWGNVNPIGPRSVYDEAKRYAEALTSAYRREHGVDTAIARIFNTYGPGMRANDGRMIPAFLGQALGNEPITVTGTGEQTRSICYVEDTVRGLLDLARSPHPGPVNIGNPHELTVRQVAERIKEITGSGSAIESIDAVVDDPRRRCPDISLARELLGWEPKIDPDDGLRRTAAWFRRAPSP, translated from the coding sequence ATGACGGATCCGGGAGCGACCAGGCGGTTCGAACGTGCGGTGGTGACCGGGGGCGCCGGCTTCGTCGGCGCGCACCTGTGCGCGCTGCTGCTCGAAGAGGACACCGAAGTGATCGCCGTGGACAACCTCGTGACGTCGTCGGCGGACACCCCCGACGCACTGCGCCGCCACGAGCGGTTCCGGTTCGTGCGCCACGACGTCACCCGCCCGATCCCCCTCGAAGACCGGGCCGACGTCGTGTTCCACCTGGCCTCGGCCGCGTCGCCGCGCGACTACCTGGCGCTCCCGCTCGAAACGCTGCGCGCCGGCTCGTACGGCACCGAGCACGCCCTCGAACTCGCCCGCCGTGACAGCGCCCGGTTCGTGCTCGCGTCCACCAGCGAGGTCTACGGCGACCCGCTGGAACACCCGCAACGCGAACGGTATTGGGGCAACGTCAACCCGATCGGGCCGCGCAGCGTCTACGACGAGGCCAAGCGCTACGCCGAAGCCCTCACCTCCGCCTACCGCCGCGAACACGGCGTCGACACCGCGATCGCGCGGATCTTCAACACCTACGGCCCCGGCATGCGCGCGAACGACGGCCGGATGATCCCGGCGTTCCTCGGGCAGGCGCTCGGGAACGAGCCGATCACCGTCACCGGCACGGGCGAGCAGACGCGGTCCATCTGCTACGTCGAGGACACTGTCCGCGGCCTCCTCGACCTCGCGCGGTCGCCCCATCCCGGCCCGGTGAACATCGGCAACCCGCACGAGCTGACGGTCCGTCAAGTGGCGGAGCGGATCAAGGAGATCACCGGGTCCGGTTCGGCGATCGAGTCCATCGACGCGGTGGTCGACGACCCGCGGCGGCGCTGCCCCGACATCTCCCTCGCCCGTGAGCTCCTCGGCTGGGAACCGAAGATCGACCCCGACGACGGCCTCCGTCGCACTGCGGCGTGGTTCCGCCGGGCGCCGTCGCCCTGA